Proteins encoded in a region of the Acidobacteriota bacterium genome:
- a CDS encoding SGNH/GDSL hydrolase family protein has translation MTAEANRPSLVHVIAVATLAATYAALYWRLGPFSALYRGVLAGGGVVVALALLSLLIPSPLTRARTRLRVVAIVAPWAVVAVLTATNALWWTQQASALRLFVLCVMAAWSGAWCAGPWPSVPGTGRIARSVLIGIAVGLWALSLGGLVSGLTPFGAGVSAVMACVAAATLAVARYGRSHIYGNMVAITMSTMLSFAVAEAAIRVLHIGDSVIEVGDASAVRQFHHIIPPRSAYINQPAALDEFPPTLIETNGFGTRGPEVPPAPVDLLIIGDSMVEARQLPWDQTLGARLPQTLAARSVNATVVSQGVRGWSPLLEWNWYLKAGRRLQPRTVVLFFFWNDLWTTGDEERTFRAVMRPDGRPDYFDVPVEPWWVWYSHLRTMRLAGEMANRLELASVKRSVSGLGEKAGGLDLTSAVALARKTAGEAILSPDEADALLTEPMERLSPRARQIGETGFWPGIRPLERWTDDQKLAAAKTAQKLRLFAEDVAADGGRLVVLYVPNSFQVSSAECPVSRPLVGLGDDRLLPPDSGIQAWLRAVAQEHKFELLDPSAAMRDFLRTRPADAPALYLRADCHWSAAGHQFMADYLADWYAALKGPRP, from the coding sequence GTGACCGCAGAGGCCAACCGTCCGTCGCTGGTTCATGTGATTGCCGTCGCAACGCTGGCGGCAACGTATGCGGCGCTGTACTGGCGACTGGGTCCATTCTCGGCGCTGTATCGCGGCGTCCTCGCCGGCGGCGGTGTCGTTGTCGCCCTCGCGCTGCTATCCCTGCTCATACCATCCCCGCTCACGCGCGCCCGCACGCGCCTGCGGGTGGTCGCGATCGTCGCGCCGTGGGCGGTCGTGGCTGTGCTCACGGCCACAAACGCACTCTGGTGGACACAGCAGGCTTCAGCGCTGCGGCTGTTCGTGCTCTGCGTCATGGCGGCGTGGTCGGGCGCCTGGTGCGCCGGGCCGTGGCCATCCGTGCCAGGCACGGGACGGATCGCGCGAAGTGTTCTGATTGGCATCGCGGTCGGTCTCTGGGCACTCAGTCTTGGCGGCCTGGTCTCGGGGCTGACGCCGTTTGGGGCCGGGGTCTCCGCAGTGATGGCCTGTGTGGCCGCGGCAACCCTCGCGGTCGCGCGTTACGGACGTTCCCACATCTACGGAAACATGGTGGCGATCACCATGAGCACGATGCTGAGCTTTGCCGTGGCCGAAGCCGCCATCCGCGTGTTGCATATCGGCGACAGCGTGATCGAGGTCGGTGATGCGAGCGCGGTCAGGCAGTTCCACCACATCATTCCGCCGCGGTCGGCATACATCAATCAGCCGGCAGCCCTGGACGAGTTCCCTCCGACGCTGATTGAGACGAACGGTTTCGGCACTCGCGGGCCGGAAGTGCCCCCGGCGCCCGTGGATCTCCTGATCATCGGCGACAGCATGGTGGAGGCGCGGCAGCTTCCGTGGGACCAGACGTTGGGCGCGCGCCTGCCGCAGACGCTGGCCGCGAGGTCGGTGAACGCAACAGTGGTCAGCCAGGGCGTGCGAGGCTGGTCACCGCTGCTCGAATGGAATTGGTACTTGAAGGCGGGCCGCCGGCTGCAGCCACGCACCGTGGTCTTGTTCTTCTTCTGGAACGATCTCTGGACGACCGGTGACGAGGAGCGGACGTTTCGCGCGGTGATGCGACCCGACGGACGCCCCGACTACTTCGATGTGCCGGTTGAACCGTGGTGGGTCTGGTACTCGCACCTCCGCACCATGCGCCTGGCCGGTGAGATGGCCAACCGGCTCGAACTGGCCTCCGTGAAGCGTTCTGTCTCCGGACTTGGAGAGAAGGCGGGCGGGCTCGATCTCACCAGTGCGGTGGCCCTCGCAAGGAAGACAGCCGGCGAGGCCATTCTGTCTCCGGATGAAGCGGACGCCCTCCTGACCGAGCCGATGGAACGTCTCTCTCCCCGTGCACGGCAGATCGGCGAGACAGGTTTTTGGCCGGGCATTCGGCCGCTCGAACGCTGGACCGACGACCAGAAACTGGCCGCGGCAAAAACGGCGCAGAAGCTGCGCTTGTTTGCCGAGGACGTGGCCGCAGATGGAGGGCGACTGGTCGTGCTGTACGTCCCCAACTCCTTCCAGGTGTCATCCGCCGAATGTCCGGTCTCCCGCCCGCTCGTGGGGTTGGGCGACGATCGGCTCCTGCCCCCCGATTCAGGCATCCAGGCCTGGCTCCGCGCGGTGGCTCAGGAGCACAAGTTCGAACTCCTCGACCCATCTGCCGCCATGCGCGATTTCCTGCGCACGCGGCCCGCGGACGCCCCGGCCCTCTACCTGCGCGCCGACTGCCATTGGTCGGCCGCCGGCCACCAATTCATGGCCGATTACCTGGCTGATTGGTACGCGGCGTTGAAAGGGCCTCGGCCTTGA